A window of the Paenibacillus woosongensis genome harbors these coding sequences:
- a CDS encoding ATP-dependent DNA helicase, producing the protein MERYPFSYDPSEPFVKQVGDWVADIFYDVLPEHGFDVRDEQIFMAYQLERAYASKKTIFAEAGVGTGKTLVYLLYAVNYARYTRKPAVIACADESLIEQLVKQEGDIAKLARYLDLQIDARLGKSPDQYLCLKKIDGARLQDEDAAVIEDLYENLPDFVHSPGTMQSFYPYGDRKEYPHLNDEQWNKINWDSFQDCFVCDKRNRCGMTLSRDHYRKSTDLIICSHNYYMEHVWTYEGRKREGQLPLLPEHSSVVFDEGHLLESAAQHALSYKLKHSAYEEIITRLLDGEIRETLAERIEDSIDQSQLVFSLVAEQSTAIPGSDRKRIRMDEKLLKELNRWKSTIEAIDEELVFESGLYTLDEYKLRIVEEHLEMIQTALHLFREPETYICWAEENEDGTATLAIMPQTVKEVLEERVFGLQMPIVFSSATLSVDGSFDYVAGSLGISEFLSFSVDSPYDYEKQMKLSAPSQLLQDGEIQREAAASKKLALAAKLIKRTEGRALLLFRTMNELREFKQAASHHPYFESYTMLYEGDREISSLIAEFQNTEESVLCAANLWEGLDVPGPSLSNVIIWSLPYPPEDPVFMAKREAADSAYEEVDLPYMLLRLRQGLGRLIRSSTDQGSAAILDAEVLLNQHVKDRVVAVLPAGAILELESL; encoded by the coding sequence GTGGAGCGGTATCCTTTCTCCTATGATCCGTCAGAACCGTTCGTCAAGCAGGTCGGCGATTGGGTTGCGGATATTTTTTATGATGTGTTACCTGAACATGGATTTGATGTCCGTGATGAACAAATATTTATGGCTTACCAATTGGAAAGAGCTTATGCCAGTAAGAAAACTATTTTTGCAGAAGCTGGGGTAGGCACGGGAAAAACACTCGTATATCTGCTTTATGCAGTTAACTATGCCAGATATACACGTAAGCCTGCAGTAATTGCCTGTGCAGATGAGTCGCTCATTGAGCAACTTGTGAAACAGGAAGGAGATATAGCTAAGCTTGCCCGTTATTTGGATTTACAGATTGATGCGCGGCTCGGTAAATCCCCTGATCAATATCTATGTCTCAAAAAAATAGACGGCGCTCGTCTTCAGGATGAAGATGCGGCGGTTATTGAAGACCTGTATGAAAATCTTCCTGATTTTGTTCATTCCCCTGGAACGATGCAATCTTTTTACCCTTACGGCGATCGTAAGGAATACCCACATCTGAATGATGAACAGTGGAATAAGATCAATTGGGATTCATTTCAGGACTGTTTTGTATGTGACAAAAGAAATCGTTGCGGCATGACCCTATCTCGGGACCATTATCGAAAATCTACAGACCTTATTATCTGTTCCCATAATTACTACATGGAGCATGTGTGGACCTATGAGGGAAGAAAAAGAGAAGGTCAGCTTCCCCTCCTCCCGGAACATAGTTCAGTCGTCTTTGACGAAGGACATTTACTCGAATCGGCAGCACAACATGCCCTCAGTTATAAACTGAAGCATAGTGCATATGAAGAGATTATTACTCGTCTTCTAGATGGAGAGATCAGGGAAACGCTAGCCGAACGAATTGAAGATTCCATTGATCAGAGTCAGCTTGTGTTTTCTCTGGTAGCGGAGCAAAGTACAGCGATACCCGGTTCAGATCGTAAACGAATCCGAATGGATGAGAAGCTTCTAAAGGAACTGAATCGCTGGAAAAGTACAATTGAAGCTATTGATGAAGAATTGGTCTTTGAGAGTGGCCTGTATACGCTTGATGAATATAAGCTTCGTATCGTTGAAGAGCATCTGGAGATGATCCAAACTGCGCTTCATCTGTTCCGTGAGCCTGAAACCTACATTTGCTGGGCGGAAGAAAATGAGGATGGTACTGCAACACTCGCCATCATGCCGCAAACGGTCAAGGAAGTGCTGGAGGAACGGGTATTCGGACTTCAGATGCCGATTGTATTCTCTTCAGCAACCTTATCGGTAGATGGATCTTTTGATTACGTAGCGGGAAGTCTCGGAATCAGCGAATTTTTATCTTTTTCTGTGGACTCTCCGTACGATTACGAGAAGCAGATGAAGCTATCAGCACCGAGTCAACTTCTGCAAGATGGAGAGATTCAGAGAGAGGCTGCTGCGTCGAAGAAGCTGGCCCTGGCGGCCAAGCTGATCAAACGTACCGAAGGACGAGCTCTGTTGTTATTCAGAACAATGAATGAGCTGCGCGAGTTTAAGCAAGCCGCTTCGCACCATCCATATTTCGAATCCTATACCATGCTGTATGAAGGTGACCGTGAGATTAGCAGCCTCATAGCTGAGTTCCAAAATACAGAGGAAAGCGTGCTCTGTGCAGCAAACCTATGGGAGGGTCTGGATGTACCGGGACCTTCATTATCCAACGTTATTATTTGGTCACTGCCTTATCCGCCGGAAGATCCTGTATTTATGGCTAAACGGGAAGCCGCTGATTCAGCATATGAAGAAGTAGACCTGCCATATATGCTGCTTCGCTTACGGCAAGGATTAGGTAGACTCATTCGCTCATCGACGGATCAAGGGAGTGCAGCCATCTTGGATGCAGAAGTTTTGCTCAATCAGCATGTCAAAGATAGAGTGGTAGCAGTATTGCCGGCTGGAGCTATACTTGAATTAGAATCGTTGTAG
- a CDS encoding S1C family serine protease — protein sequence MFSIRNDELNNPKTSVDPISDTDVPFEWEEEFWNPEDDIEEDELNYRPKRTWIKKTIIVMLAILLLGNLIAFIPQIYNLLTLRFLKKDAQLSQDEQIQQYKQAVVNVSTGGRKGTGFNIAPNGLIITNQHVLDDDKAGMIQFLNGKTYPADVIVSDSEIDISILKIRDNANDLPTLQLETEIAYQEGDPIHVIGNPLAFYRIATEGTVLGLTPSESRQLPMLMIQAPIHNGNSGSPVINNKGNVIAVVYATTITSQGDQSITVGLAIPIDYLEKYEKIMFQ from the coding sequence GTGTTTTCCATCCGTAACGATGAGCTGAATAATCCCAAAACATCCGTCGATCCAATAAGTGATACCGATGTCCCGTTTGAATGGGAAGAAGAATTTTGGAACCCGGAGGATGACATTGAAGAGGATGAGTTGAATTATCGACCCAAAAGAACATGGATCAAAAAAACAATTATTGTTATGCTGGCCATTCTGCTACTCGGTAATCTAATCGCTTTTATACCACAGATTTATAATCTACTGACACTACGGTTTTTGAAAAAGGATGCACAGTTATCACAAGATGAACAGATCCAGCAATATAAGCAAGCCGTTGTCAATGTTAGTACCGGCGGTCGGAAAGGTACAGGGTTTAATATCGCTCCAAACGGACTCATTATTACGAATCAACATGTCCTGGATGACGACAAGGCTGGCATGATCCAATTTTTAAATGGAAAAACATATCCGGCAGATGTTATCGTAAGTGACAGCGAGATCGATATCTCCATACTTAAAATTAGAGACAATGCGAACGACCTACCTACACTGCAATTGGAAACAGAGATAGCGTATCAAGAGGGCGATCCTATTCATGTCATTGGAAATCCGCTAGCATTCTACCGAATCGCCACTGAAGGCACTGTGCTAGGATTAACCCCATCAGAGAGTCGCCAGCTTCCCATGCTCATGATACAGGCGCCAATTCATAACGGAAACAGCGGCAGCCCTGTTATTAACAATAAGGGGAATGTTATTGCAGTTGTGTATGCCACAACAATTACATCACAGGGGGACCAATCTATCACTGTAGGTCTTGCTATTCCAATTGATTATTTGGAGAAATATGAAAAGATTATGTTTCAATAG
- the xerS gene encoding tyrosine recombinase XerS: protein MDKQMKMHYMQRIDEKLSDLPWYVTEFIDSKKRKLSPTTLLNYCHDYIIFFDWLIAENLTSSSRKEINLETLELLTVREVENYLSFLDYQLGNKKLTINRKLSSLKSLFDYLQNKAETSDLKPYLQRNVMAKVDLNAVKESQETIANRIEGKILREDDFESFRQFVAYDFGEIHKDNKRIFTFHQFNRERDTAIVSLILGSGLRLSEVAGINLDDLDMNKALVRVVRKGDKEQYVYFSKQALSDIENYLQIREARYLPDKHENYLFIAAPVGRKGRSRRLTQRSIEKLVEKYATAFGKPSLTVHSLRHSFATRYHLENNDVPRLKNQLGHSSIQTTMIYTHLTDEEMRNAVNNMDR from the coding sequence ATGGATAAACAAATGAAAATGCACTATATGCAACGAATTGATGAAAAACTGTCAGATTTACCTTGGTATGTTACAGAATTTATCGATAGTAAAAAACGCAAATTATCACCAACGACTCTTCTTAATTATTGCCATGACTACATTATATTTTTTGATTGGCTGATTGCTGAGAATTTAACCTCATCAAGTCGAAAAGAAATAAACTTAGAAACACTGGAGTTATTAACCGTTCGTGAAGTGGAAAATTATTTGTCATTCCTGGATTATCAACTTGGAAACAAGAAACTCACAATAAATCGCAAATTGTCCTCGCTCAAATCTTTGTTTGATTACCTTCAGAATAAAGCTGAAACAAGCGATCTGAAGCCTTATCTTCAACGAAATGTGATGGCCAAAGTAGACTTAAATGCCGTCAAAGAAAGCCAAGAAACCATTGCAAACCGTATTGAAGGAAAAATCCTTAGAGAAGATGATTTTGAATCATTCAGGCAGTTTGTAGCTTATGATTTCGGTGAAATACATAAAGATAATAAGCGGATCTTTACGTTTCATCAATTCAATCGTGAGCGTGACACAGCGATCGTTTCGCTGATACTGGGTTCAGGACTTAGATTGTCTGAGGTTGCAGGCATTAATTTGGATGATTTAGATATGAATAAAGCTTTAGTACGAGTGGTTCGTAAAGGTGATAAAGAACAATATGTTTACTTTAGTAAGCAGGCTTTATCAGATATAGAAAATTATCTGCAGATCAGGGAAGCAAGATATTTACCAGATAAACACGAAAACTATTTATTTATTGCAGCTCCTGTAGGTCGTAAAGGAAGAAGCCGGCGTTTGACACAACGCTCAATTGAAAAACTGGTTGAAAAATATGCAACGGCCTTTGGGAAACCCTCTCTAACAGTACATTCGCTTAGACACTCATTTGCAACGCGATATCATTTAGAAAATAACGATGTCCCAAGATTGAAGAATCAATTAGGGCATTCATCTATTCAAACAACAATGATATACACACACTTAACAGATGAAGAGATGCGTAATGCTGTAAATAATATGGACCGATAA
- a CDS encoding copper amine oxidase N-terminal domain-containing protein translates to MRKWLVCTLAIMLSVAAFTPAIYASGVRVSVDGRNVQFLDEHPYVDQRSNLTMVPLAFISDKLGAATEWDGELKQITISLNRDTVILVIGDHHALVNGKRVDFEGAAVLKNGRTMVPLRFISEALHANVEWQPTHKLVSIMSSVGNVPKGTWIWDTHIIKQDQEKMISFAKMKGVTSIYLQVNRDIDSTIYEDFIRKAKREGILVEALEGRPEWVYKSGQEDIRKFIEWVKTYNSSVDPEASFTGLHFDIEPYALDEWTKVNKVILESWMDNLRLIEKETKGSGLKITMDVPYWLSTVHVPGTNYSMSAWLLEKFDCLVIMNYRNHALGDNGIVENAQDMLREASTLKKKIVIAVETVKSKEGPRVSFYSMSNEVMEKELQSAHNKLARYASYAGFAIHDFKGWQDMK, encoded by the coding sequence ATGAGAAAATGGCTTGTATGCACGTTAGCTATTATGTTGAGCGTAGCTGCGTTCACTCCCGCTATCTACGCTTCTGGAGTCCGAGTATCCGTGGATGGGCGTAACGTTCAATTCCTGGATGAGCACCCCTATGTCGATCAGAGGTCCAACCTTACAATGGTTCCACTTGCTTTTATATCCGACAAGCTCGGAGCTGCTACGGAATGGGACGGCGAATTAAAACAAATCACGATCTCGCTTAACCGTGACACTGTTATCTTGGTAATTGGCGACCACCATGCACTGGTGAACGGAAAAAGAGTAGACTTTGAAGGGGCCGCAGTGCTTAAGAACGGCCGCACAATGGTTCCGCTGCGTTTTATAAGCGAAGCCCTGCATGCAAATGTAGAGTGGCAGCCCACGCACAAGCTGGTGAGCATTATGAGCTCCGTGGGCAATGTTCCGAAAGGAACATGGATATGGGACACTCACATCATCAAGCAGGATCAAGAGAAAATGATAAGCTTCGCAAAAATGAAAGGTGTCACATCCATTTACCTTCAGGTGAATAGAGATATTGATTCAACGATATATGAGGATTTTATACGAAAAGCCAAACGCGAAGGAATTTTAGTGGAAGCACTTGAAGGGCGCCCCGAATGGGTCTATAAGTCCGGGCAGGAGGATATTCGAAAATTCATCGAATGGGTTAAAACCTACAATTCTTCTGTTGACCCGGAAGCAAGCTTTACGGGACTGCATTTCGATATTGAACCTTATGCGCTTGACGAATGGACAAAGGTCAACAAGGTGATTCTTGAGAGCTGGATGGACAATTTGAGACTGATCGAAAAAGAAACCAAAGGCAGCGGCTTGAAAATTACCATGGACGTTCCGTATTGGCTAAGTACGGTTCATGTCCCCGGAACGAATTACAGCATGAGCGCATGGCTGCTGGAAAAGTTCGATTGTCTCGTCATCATGAATTATCGGAATCATGCGTTAGGCGATAATGGAATTGTGGAAAATGCACAGGACATGCTGAGAGAAGCCTCTACGCTCAAGAAGAAAATTGTTATTGCAGTTGAAACAGTTAAAAGCAAAGAAGGGCCGAGGGTCTCATTTTATTCCATGAGCAATGAAGTGATGGAAAAGGAGCTTCAGTCCGCCCATAATAAATTGGCGCGTTACGCGAGCTATGCCGGCTTTGCCATTCACGATTTCAAAGGCTGGCAGGATATGAAATAA
- a CDS encoding pyridoxamine 5'-phosphate oxidase family protein: protein MGKQFPAMLPEHMAFIRKQHLFFVGTAPMSRDGHVNLSPKGYDSFRILSESKAAYLDLTGSGNETSAHLEENGRITIMFCAFQGPPNILRLYGNGTVILPEDSKWEELYELFDPLPGVRQIITVDIHKVQTSCGYSVPFMSYEKERDTLRRWAEQKGEEGLQSYWREKNMSSLDQLPTSLGKRLGTK, encoded by the coding sequence TTGGGAAAACAATTTCCGGCCATGCTTCCAGAGCACATGGCCTTTATCCGAAAACAGCATCTATTCTTTGTCGGAACGGCACCTATGTCACGGGATGGGCATGTCAATCTGTCTCCGAAGGGATATGACAGTTTTAGGATTTTGTCCGAGTCTAAGGCAGCGTATTTGGATTTAACCGGCAGCGGCAATGAGACCAGCGCCCATCTCGAAGAGAACGGTCGTATCACGATCATGTTCTGCGCATTTCAGGGGCCTCCGAACATCTTACGCCTGTACGGAAATGGAACAGTAATTCTCCCAGAGGACAGCAAATGGGAGGAGTTATACGAATTATTCGATCCGTTGCCTGGAGTCCGGCAGATCATTACGGTCGACATACATAAAGTCCAGACATCCTGCGGTTATTCTGTGCCGTTCATGTCGTACGAGAAGGAGCGGGACACACTCCGGCGCTGGGCGGAGCAAAAAGGCGAAGAGGGCCTGCAAAGTTACTGGCGTGAAAAAAATATGAGCAGCTTAGACCAATTGCCGACGTCTCTAGGCAAACGCCTAGGGACAAAGTAA
- a CDS encoding class I SAM-dependent methyltransferase, with product MFYLMQAHSPGPEKRFLLMDAQDLRFADQAFDLVIASTAQPCWDMYRKIVLERK from the coding sequence ATGTTTTATTTAATGCAGGCTCATTCGCCCGGGCCAGAAAAAAGGTTTTTGCTGATGGATGCGCAGGATCTGCGATTCGCTGACCAGGCCTTCGACCTGGTGATTGCGAGCACAGCCCAGCCATGTTGGGATATGTATCGCAAAATCGTGCTTGAACGAAAATGA
- a CDS encoding heavy metal translocating P-type ATPase yields the protein METGTSAVKRKLVLEGLDCANCAMKIENGVQKIDGVSACSVNFANKTLTMELVSDRSDDILEQTKKKIRTLEPGIKVLEYGTAGSPRGGSFKHSHAHSHDHGAEAEDDGHGHSHDHGAQSIKIMVARLTTGLAIGVLAFALPLSWELELILFIASYLIVGGDIVFKALKNIVRGQVFDEYFLMSIATVGAFVIGEYPEGVAVMLFYQVGELFQSIAVNRSRKSISALMDIRPDFANLKTGNEIKRVSPEEVRIGDLIVVRPGEKVPLDGKIIEGNSAMDTSALTGESVPRQVAAGDNVLSGFINKNGALTIEVSKVFGESTVAKILDLVENASSKKAPTENFITKFARYYTPFVVIVAALLAVVPPLLFSGATFSDWVYRALVFLVISCPCALVVSIPLGFFGGIGASSKNGILVKGSNYLEALNDVKYVVFDKTGTLTKGEFKVNGIYPQNGWTEQALLRQAAFAEMHSTHPIAESIREAYGQELNEELLSGYNEISGHGIQVVLEGKEVLAGNAKLMKRENVDFAAPSELGTIVHIAIDKQYAGYLVIADEVKEDSARAIRSLKKLGVKKIVMLTGDIKTVGEAVGKKLGVDEVHSELLPQHKVEELEKIDRQKSSKEKIAFVGDGINDTPVLARADVGVAMGGLGSDAAIEAADIVIMTDEPSKLASAIHIAKRTRRIVWQNILFALLVKAVFLLLGAFGIATMWEAVFSDVGVTLLAVLNAMRVLKIKPNLA from the coding sequence ATGGAAACAGGTACTTCTGCCGTTAAGCGAAAGCTGGTGCTGGAGGGTCTGGACTGCGCAAACTGTGCTATGAAGATCGAGAACGGTGTCCAGAAGATTGACGGGGTTTCCGCTTGTTCGGTGAATTTTGCAAACAAAACGTTGACCATGGAGCTGGTGTCAGACCGTTCAGATGACATTCTTGAGCAGACGAAGAAAAAAATTCGTACACTTGAGCCGGGTATCAAAGTACTGGAATACGGAACGGCGGGAAGCCCAAGAGGGGGATCCTTCAAACATAGTCACGCTCACAGCCATGATCACGGTGCCGAAGCGGAGGATGATGGGCATGGACATTCTCATGACCACGGGGCGCAAAGCATCAAAATCATGGTCGCCCGGCTGACCACAGGTCTTGCCATCGGCGTGTTGGCGTTTGCGTTACCGCTGAGCTGGGAGCTTGAACTGATTCTGTTTATTGCGTCCTATCTCATTGTAGGTGGAGATATTGTATTCAAGGCGCTGAAGAACATCGTAAGAGGTCAAGTGTTCGACGAATACTTCCTCATGTCAATTGCGACTGTCGGCGCTTTTGTGATCGGGGAGTATCCTGAAGGTGTAGCTGTTATGCTCTTTTATCAGGTTGGGGAGCTGTTCCAAAGCATTGCCGTCAACCGGTCGCGGAAATCCATTAGCGCATTGATGGATATCAGACCGGATTTTGCCAATTTGAAAACAGGCAACGAGATCAAACGTGTGAGTCCGGAAGAAGTGCGAATCGGCGATTTGATCGTCGTACGGCCAGGTGAAAAGGTACCTCTTGACGGTAAAATTATCGAAGGAAATTCGGCAATGGATACCTCGGCATTAACTGGCGAATCCGTGCCACGCCAAGTGGCCGCGGGCGATAACGTGCTGAGCGGATTCATTAACAAAAACGGGGCGCTGACGATCGAGGTCTCAAAGGTATTCGGGGAATCTACCGTTGCCAAAATTTTGGATCTAGTGGAGAACGCAAGCAGTAAAAAGGCACCGACGGAAAATTTCATTACGAAGTTTGCACGTTACTACACGCCGTTTGTCGTCATTGTCGCTGCATTGCTGGCCGTTGTGCCTCCGCTGCTCTTCAGCGGTGCGACCTTCTCGGATTGGGTGTACCGGGCTTTGGTGTTCCTCGTCATTTCCTGCCCTTGCGCCCTAGTGGTTTCGATCCCGCTCGGCTTCTTTGGGGGCATAGGGGCTTCGTCCAAGAACGGCATCCTGGTTAAGGGCAGCAATTACCTGGAAGCGTTGAATGACGTCAAATACGTCGTTTTTGATAAAACGGGAACGCTGACCAAAGGTGAATTTAAGGTAAACGGCATATATCCGCAAAACGGATGGACCGAACAAGCACTGCTGCGCCAAGCCGCTTTTGCCGAAATGCACTCTACCCATCCAATTGCCGAGTCGATCAGAGAAGCTTACGGACAGGAATTGAATGAAGAGCTGCTTTCGGGTTACAACGAAATATCAGGACACGGCATTCAGGTTGTGCTTGAGGGCAAGGAAGTGCTGGCCGGGAACGCGAAGCTGATGAAACGGGAAAATGTTGATTTTGCCGCGCCATCCGAGCTGGGTACCATCGTGCATATTGCGATCGACAAACAGTATGCCGGATATTTGGTCATTGCCGACGAGGTGAAAGAGGATTCGGCACGGGCGATCCGTTCGCTGAAAAAACTCGGTGTGAAGAAGATTGTCATGTTGACGGGCGACATCAAGACAGTGGGTGAAGCGGTCGGTAAAAAGTTGGGGGTGGACGAGGTTCACTCCGAATTGCTGCCGCAGCATAAAGTCGAAGAGCTAGAGAAGATCGACCGTCAAAAATCGAGCAAAGAAAAGATCGCATTCGTCGGCGACGGCATTAACGACACGCCGGTTCTAGCCAGAGCAGACGTCGGCGTGGCCATGGGCGGACTTGGGTCCGATGCAGCCATTGAAGCTGCTGATATCGTCATTATGACCGACGAGCCTTCCAAGCTGGCTTCCGCCATCCATATTGCGAAGAGAACCCGGCGCATCGTATGGCAGAACATCCTTTTCGCGCTGCTCGTCAAAGCGGTCTTCCTGCTCTTGGGTGCGTTCGGCATTGCGACGATGTGGGAGGCAGTGTTCTCGGATGTGGGCGTTACTCTTCTCGCTGTGTTGAACGCTATGCGCGTATTAAAGATCAAACCTAATTTGGCTTAA
- a CDS encoding ArsR/SmtB family transcription factor: protein MTQSLNSAEECDTTCLGSDTDLNTIKAELIDDQAAVQFADWFKAFSDPTRVKLISALLKRELCVHDLTVLLGMGQSAVSHQLRYLRNMRIVKRRKVGKIVYYSLDDNHIEQIFIQTLQHTNHS, encoded by the coding sequence ATGACACAGTCTCTAAATTCTGCTGAGGAATGTGACACAACTTGCCTTGGATCGGATACCGATTTAAACACAATTAAGGCAGAGCTGATTGACGATCAGGCAGCTGTTCAATTTGCCGACTGGTTCAAAGCTTTTAGTGATCCAACCCGAGTTAAATTAATTAGTGCATTATTAAAAAGAGAGCTGTGCGTTCATGATTTGACGGTACTCTTAGGAATGGGACAATCTGCTGTCTCTCATCAGTTAAGGTATTTACGAAATATGAGGATTGTAAAACGCCGTAAGGTCGGTAAAATCGTATATTATTCCTTAGACGATAATCATATTGAGCAAATTTTTATACAAACTCTCCAGCACACAAATCATAGTTGA
- a CDS encoding glycosyl hydrolase, giving the protein MTNWLKKASAMLLAFTLLLGLMTVPVHADTPLFTIESENAQLTSDLQVVTEIYGQPKPGFSGSGFVWMQNSGTMTFTVTVPETGMYAISTRYMQELSPDGRLQYLTVNGVTKGSYMLPYTTTWSNFDFGFHKLSQGTNTIQLKAGWGFAYFDTFTVDYADLDPLDVQPVLTDPEATPETQLLMNYLTEVYGNHIISGQQEIYGGGNDGNYELEFDWIYNLTGKYPAIRGFDFMNYNPLYGWEDGTTDRVIDWVNNRGGIATASWHINVPRNFTTYQLGEFVDWKDATYKPTETNFNTANAVIPGTKEYQYVMMTIEDLAEQLQILQDNHVPVIFRPYHEAEGNGGLNGEGAWFWWASAGAEVYKQLWDLLYTELTETYGLHNLIWTYNSYVYPTSPAWYPGDDQVDIVGYDKYNTIYNRHDGLSGVPNEDAITSIFYQLVDLTGGTKMVAMTENDTVPSLQNLIEEKAGWLYFCPWYGEHLMSSAFNYPETLTTLYQSDYVITLDELPNLKVDAPTPSAAISPVNITFDKAANLQQDISVSLTLNGHQLASIKHGNYTLQSGLDYTASSAAAVLSRSYLSTLPLGPNAITFHFSGGKNAVLTVNVVDSGVPIPAGGLAIQAFNGSTSASTNGISPKFKIVNTGNTAFQLSDVKLRYYYTIDGEKAQNFWCDWASIGSANVTSNFVKLANPVTGADYYLEIGFTSSAGTLNPGQSAEIQARFSKADWSNYNQANDYSFKASSSQFADHEQVTGYIGGQLVWGIEP; this is encoded by the coding sequence ATGACAAATTGGCTCAAAAAGGCAAGCGCAATGCTGCTGGCATTTACTCTTCTTCTTGGCTTGATGACAGTGCCCGTTCATGCGGACACCCCACTTTTCACGATTGAAAGCGAAAACGCTCAGCTCACCTCCGATCTTCAAGTCGTGACGGAAATTTACGGACAACCGAAACCCGGTTTCTCTGGGAGTGGATTTGTCTGGATGCAGAATTCCGGCACAATGACCTTTACAGTGACTGTCCCGGAAACTGGCATGTATGCGATCTCCACCCGCTATATGCAGGAGCTGAGTCCTGACGGCAGGCTTCAATATTTAACGGTTAACGGCGTTACCAAGGGTTCGTATATGCTGCCCTACACGACCACGTGGTCGAATTTCGATTTCGGCTTTCATAAGTTGAGCCAGGGAACCAACACGATCCAGCTGAAGGCTGGTTGGGGCTTCGCTTATTTCGATACCTTCACTGTGGATTATGCCGATCTTGACCCTCTGGATGTGCAGCCTGTCCTCACTGATCCTGAGGCTACACCGGAAACGCAGCTTTTGATGAATTATTTAACGGAGGTTTACGGTAATCACATTATTTCCGGCCAGCAGGAGATTTATGGAGGCGGAAATGACGGCAATTATGAGTTGGAGTTTGATTGGATCTACAACTTAACCGGAAAGTATCCAGCCATCCGCGGCTTTGATTTTATGAACTATAACCCGTTGTACGGCTGGGAGGACGGAACGACCGATCGGGTTATCGATTGGGTAAACAACCGCGGCGGAATCGCGACAGCCAGCTGGCATATCAATGTGCCCCGAAATTTTACCACCTACCAGCTCGGGGAGTTTGTGGATTGGAAGGACGCTACCTACAAGCCGACAGAAACCAATTTTAATACAGCTAATGCGGTTATTCCTGGTACGAAAGAATATCAATACGTGATGATGACCATTGAGGATTTAGCAGAACAGCTGCAGATTCTGCAGGATAACCATGTGCCGGTTATTTTCCGTCCCTATCATGAGGCTGAGGGCAACGGCGGGTTGAACGGAGAAGGCGCATGGTTCTGGTGGGCTTCGGCAGGCGCCGAGGTGTACAAGCAGCTGTGGGATCTGCTCTATACCGAACTGACCGAGACGTACGGCTTGCATAACCTGATCTGGACCTACAACAGCTACGTGTATCCCACTTCTCCCGCATGGTATCCCGGTGACGATCAGGTGGATATCGTCGGCTATGATAAATATAATACGATCTACAACCGTCATGACGGTCTATCCGGCGTGCCCAATGAGGATGCGATTACCTCGATTTTCTATCAGCTTGTTGATTTAACCGGCGGCACGAAAATGGTGGCCATGACGGAGAACGACACCGTCCCAAGCCTGCAGAATCTGATCGAGGAAAAAGCGGGATGGCTCTACTTCTGCCCTTGGTATGGCGAGCATCTGATGAGTTCTGCCTTTAATTATCCGGAGACCCTGACAACACTTTATCAAAGTGATTATGTCATCACATTGGATGAACTGCCCAATTTAAAAGTTGACGCTCCAACACCAAGTGCTGCAATTTCTCCCGTGAATATAACATTTGATAAGGCGGCGAATCTACAGCAAGATATTTCCGTATCCCTCACCTTAAACGGTCACCAGCTTGCAAGTATAAAGCATGGAAATTATACTCTTCAGTCAGGCCTGGATTATACAGCGTCAAGTGCTGCTGCCGTGCTGAGTAGATCCTATCTTTCCACGCTGCCGCTGGGCCCAAATGCGATAACCTTTCATTTCAGCGGAGGAAAAAACGCAGTTCTTACTGTAAATGTAGTGGACAGCGGTGTTCCCATACCCGCAGGAGGCTTGGCGATCCAAGCCTTTAACGGCAGCACAAGCGCCTCTACCAACGGAATTTCGCCCAAATTCAAAATAGTCAACACCGGGAATACGGCGTTTCAGCTTAGTGATGTAAAACTCCGTTATTACTATACAATTGATGGGGAAAAAGCACAAAACTTCTGGTGCGACTGGGCCAGTATCGGGAGTGCAAATGTAACCAGCAATTTCGTGAAACTGGCGAATCCGGTTACCGGAGCCGATTATTATTTGGAAATAGGCTTTACGAGTTCGGCTGGAACGCTTAATCCGGGCCAAAGCGCAGAAATTCAAGCGCGATTCTCCAAAGCTGACTGGTCCAATTATAACCAGGCCAACGATTACTCGTTCAAGGCCTCCAGCAGTCAGTTCGCAGACCATGAACAGGTTACCGGGTATATCGGCGGTCAGCTTGTCTGGGGGATTGAGCCATAA